In the genome of Raphanus sativus cultivar WK10039 chromosome 4, ASM80110v3, whole genome shotgun sequence, one region contains:
- the LOC108850786 gene encoding F-box/kelch-repeat protein At2g22050-like, whose translation MLDTMSIPAASSSEKTPQGDNYQPSSCFSSLPDDIVLNCLTRVPRCDDLNISCVSKTLRSLVRSPELCRLRSLLPKKSVYLFYYHRHQDTERCHYITLRRGDEKITTHDDDYQVEHRSCSLAAGLLTSPCFAKFSSYAVSVGSMIYFPDHGSPLPSKNFWVLDTRSVTLLRKGPCMKVARWARDEAMGVVDGKIYVIGGSGVESQVEVFDPETQTWEFAGEEKVRCGSRFSASMERKVYMVDSRHGRISAYTPREGISNEATERLSDNMNCMCVVENVLYACFKSSGLMWFDTKLKVWRRLVDSDGKVSFFSLKNAEKMAEYEGKLAVFWTRILTDVMKTEIRCKMIALDRVGDEIRGKIERFDIVATSPHVITLSHCLVLSD comes from the coding sequence ATGCTAGACACCATGTCAATTCCAGCGGCCTCCAGCTCCGAGAAGACACCACAAGGAGATAATTATCAGCCATCCTCATGTTTCTCTTCCTTGCCTGACGATATCGTTTTGAACTGCTTAACCCGCGTTCCGAGATGCGATGACCTAAACATCTCTTGCGTCTCCAAAACCCTAAGGTCACTCGTGCGTTCCCCCGAGCTCTGCCGTCTGCGATCTCTTCTCCCCAAGAAGTCCGTCTATCTCTTCTATTATCACCGCCACCAAGACACCGAAAGATGTCACTATATCACTTTGCGTCGGGGTGATGAGAAGATCACTACTCATGATGATGACTATCAGGTGGAACATAGATCTTGTTCACTGGCGGCGGGTCTCCTGACCTCTCCTTGTTTCGCTAAGTTCTCTTCTTATGCCGTCTCGGTGGGATCAATGATCTATTTCCCTGATCACGGATCTCCTCTTCCCTCCAAGAACTTTTGGGTCCTTGATACTCGATCCGTTACTCTACTACGGAAGGGTCCATGCATGAAAGTTGCTAGGTGGGCACGTGACGAAGCGATGGGAGTGGTCGATGGGAAGATATACGTGATTGGAGGAAGTGGTGTAGAGAGCCAAGTGGAAGTATTCGATCCGGAAACACAAACCTGGGAGTTCGCAGGCGAGGAGAAAGTGCGATGCGGGTCGCGGTTTAGTGCGTCGATGGAGCGCAAAGTTTACATGGTGGACTCACGACATGGGAGGATCAGTGCGTATACCCCGAGAGAAGGTATAAGCAATGAGGCGACGGAGAGGCTAAGTGATAACATGAACTGCATGTGTGTGGTGGAGAATGTGTTGTATGCTTGTTTTAAGTCGAGTGGTTTAATGTGGTTTGACACAAAGCTCAAGGTTTGGAGAAGATTGGTTGATTCTGATGGGAAggtatcatttttttctttaaaaaatgcTGAAAAAATGGCCGAGTACGAGGGGAAGTTAGCGGTTTTCTGGACACGGATTTTAACTGATGTGATGAAGACGGAGATTAGGTGTAAAATGATTGCATTGGATAGGGTAGGAGATGAGATTCGTGGGAAGATCGAGAGGTTTGATATTGTGGCCACATCCCCGCATGTCATTACTTTAAGCCATTGTTTAGTTTTGTCGGATTGA